The segment AACAGCACTCAACCAAACCACAACCACCACGCTCACTGCAGAACAAATTCACGAAATAGGATTAAAGGAGGTTGATAGAATCCACGGGGAGATGAAAGAAATCATGTTAAAAGTAGGTTTTGAAGGAGATTTGCAGTCTTTTTTTTCCTACTTAAAGGAAGATGATCAATTTTATTACCCCAATACTGATGAAGCAAAAACCCTCTACATGGACTCTGCTACTACAATCATCAACAACATGAAAGCTCAGCTTGACAAACTTTTCATCACCAAGCCAAAAGCTGATATGATAGTCAAACGTGTAGAAGCATTCAGAGAGAAGTCAGCAGGCAAGGCATTTTATCAAAGACCCTCTAAGGATGGCAGCCGACCAGGTATTTATTATGCCAACTTGCACGACTCTCGCAACATGCCTAAGTTTGAAATGGAAGCACTCGCTTATCATGAAGGTATCCCTGGACACCATATGCAATTATCCATTGCACAAGAATTAGAGGGTATCCCTGAGTTTAGGAAATACGCTAGATACACCGCCTTTTCTGAAGGATGGGGACTCTACTGTGAGTTTATCCCCAAAGAGATGGGCATGTATAGCAACCCTTATTCAGACTATGGCCGATTAGCTATGGAGCTATGGAGAGCTTGTCGACTTGTGGTAGATACCGGTATTCATAGTAAAAAATGGACACGCGAAGAAGGTATAGAATACTATAAAAACAATACTTCTGGCACAGAGAGAGAGTGTACTAGAATGGTAGAGAGACACATAGTGATGCCTTCACAAGCTACTGCTTATAAAATTGGGATGATGAAAATTCTAGAGTTAAGAGAAATGGCGAAGGAAAAACTAGGTGAAAAGTTTGATCTCAGAGAATACCACGACGTGGTAATTACCAACGGCATGATCCCTTTGGACTTGCTGGAAGAGTTGGTCAATGACTGGATTGTATCCAAAAGTTAAGTAGGGAAATCATAAGACCATCCCATTTGTATGGTCTTATGATTTTAGATTTGAATTCAAACTGATTTGGACACTCTTCAATTCCCACAGTGTAAAACCCAAAACTACCAATACTGATACCAAAAAATACCCCATCAGCAAGAGGCTACCCTCAGCCACAAAGGCATTCAATCCAAACCAATCTCCCGACTCGGAGATCCAATACATGCCAGCAGCGCATTTGAGCAATTCTAAGTAAATCGCATACTTGTTCAAATCCATCAGGGTCGTGTAAGCATAGACGTGCAGAAACAAGATTGCCCCGTAAGCAAACAGACCTGGAAAACCAATAGCCTCAAAATTGTACAGCATAAAAAGCAACAAGAGCAACGCAATGGTCATTTGAACCCAAGACCAGGCATGTAGCCATCGAGATGCTGGTGTACTGTATTTGATCTGATCAAAAGGGTTTGTAATAACTTCTATTGGATACTTGACCGCCACATCAGCTGGTCTCCAGCCAGTAGGCTTGAACCAAATCGTGAATTTTGCCTTCCAATCCTTGGTTCGCCAAGCATCTTGGATCAAGATCCAAATGTGCTGAAAGTTGATCAAAACGGGATTCCAGGTTTGAGCAGGTTTTTTAATCCCATAGACACAAGGCACATCCTTCAATTCCTCTTGAAATGTCCCAAACATACGATCCCACCAAGGAAAGATCTGCCCCATGTTTTTATCCAAATACTCAGGGTTGATCGCATGATGAACACGATGTTGTGAAGGTGTGACGAGGATGTATTCTACCCATCCCAATTTAGGAATATGCTGCGTATGGTACCAAAACTGTAAGAACAAATGAATCGGAGCAATTGTCGCAATCACCACTGGAGACATACCTATCAAAGCGGCAGGAATTAATAAGAATGCGCCAATCGTAAAAAACTCTGAAATAGTCTGGCGCAATGCACAAGCCAAGTTGAACTCTTCACTGCTATGATGGATGACATGTTCATTCCAAAAATAGTTGACACGATGAGACAAAAAATGCTTGATATACCCTGCAAAATCAATCAACAAAAAACTAATGACATATACCAACCAAGTAGCCTCAATATGAATCAAAGCCATGTGCTCATACATCCAAGTGTAGCCAACAATGACCAAAGTCAGTCCCAATACAGTTTTGAGCAAATTGGTAATCCCCGAACTGAGGCTAGAAATAGTATCAAAACTTCTAAAGGTTTGCCTATTTACGAACCATCCATAGCTACCCTCGATGATGATGAGGACAACAAAAAATGGAATAGCAATGAGTAATACTTGGGCGTATGTAGTCATAATCTCTGCTGCTTAGTTTTCAAAAATACCGCACAACAGCTCAAAAGAAAAGATAAACGGGAGTTTTGTTATGCATGCATAACTCTTAAATACAAAGACACTATATCACCAAATCTTCAGCATATTCTTTGAGTGCTCGATTGAAAGCAACGAAGCCTTCTTCTGTCGATTTCCCAATCTTCTTCAAAATCGCTCGGCTAAAAATGCCAGAAAATCGCTCTCCATGAATAAAACGCGTTTGTCCCTCCCCCTCAGGGTAAAAATGAAAATAATGAGTCCCTGAAAATAAACGACCATGTCCCCAACTTCCCTTCCATTCAAATTTGCGTTCATCTTCTATCAAACTGACTTTGGGTTTGAAACTTGAGGCTTTACCGTTCAAGGAAACATTTACATGCAATCTATTCCCCAGCTCCGCTTCTCCTGAGACTGTCATCACTGTATTCCAATCTGGATAAGCAGAAAATAACATAAAAGCCTTCCACAATACCTCTATAGGCGCCTTTATCAAAATATTCGTTTCTATTGATTTCATATCTCACTCTTCTAGTCAACCGACCTTGAACCTAATATACCCTTGTGATAAGTTACAAAAAATAATTGAGCCAAAACCCTGCCAAATGAAACAAGTGCTTTGATTCAGGGGAGAACGCATGACTCCCGAGTCTCAAAAAATATTTTCTATCGTAAAATATCACTAGTTGCGGATCAGTGTACTTTCTATTCAACAGACAGCTCCTTGGGATGATTTCCAGACATGGTCTCCGTTTCAATATCCATCCATTTATTTGCTTTCATCGATATTTAAGCTATTTTTGCATCGAAATACCGTTTTCAAGGAGTGAGGGGACAACAGTCCCCTCTATTTTTATACTGAAAAATTAGTGAGCGAAGTAGTCAAACATATAGCGTCTTGGACAGCAGAGTGTCTTTCTGATCAGGAGGATTTGTTTTTGGTAGACATCATCCAAAAAGGGTCTGGTGCCATGAGCAAAGTCATCGTCCTATTGGATGGAGACAACGGTATATCCATTGACAAATGTGTGGAAGTAAGCAGAAGCATCTCCCGTCGTTTGGATGAGGAGTTGGAATTGCAAGAGCCACTCACATTAGAGGTTTCTTCACCAGGTCTTGACCATCCATTGAAATTGGATCGTCAATATCAAAAAAACATTGGGAAATCAGTGAAGATTACTTTACTAGATGGCTCTCAAATAGAAGGGGTTTTATCTAAGGCTGACCCAGACCATGTGGTGCTGGAGGTGCTTGTGGATAAAAAGAAAAAGATCTCTGAAAACAGAGAGCTTAAATTAAGTGAGATAAATAAAACTATTGTTCTAGTTTCATTCAAATAATAAAATGGATAGTTCTGTACTAATAGAATCATTTTCGGATTTTGCGAAAAGCAAAAATGTTGATAGACCAACAATGATCAGAATACTGGAGGATGTATTCAAAACAATGATCCGAAAGAAATTTGAATATGATGATAATTTCGACATTATCATCAACGCAGATAAAGGTGACCTTGAGATCTGGAGATTTAGAGAAATCGTAGACGACAACTCGGAAGATATCTGGGATCACGACAAGATCAGCTTGAGCGAAGCAAAGAAGATAGAACCTGATTTTGAAATTGGAGAAGAAGTAGCTGAAGAAGTAAAGCTGTTGGATTTTGGCCGTAGGATGGTCATGACAGCTCGTCAGACTTTGATCCAAAAAATCAAAGACCTTGAAAAAGACATTCTATTCCAAAAATACAAAGACCTAGTAGGTGAAATCATCGTCGGCGAGGTGTACCAGGTATTGGGTAGAGAAGTACTACTGATCGATGGAGAGGGCAATGAATTGACCATCCCTAAATCAGAGCAAATAAACAAAGACAGATACAGAAAAGGTGATTCTATCAGAGCCATCGTAGATCGCGTAGAAATCGTGAACGGTAACCCTAAGATCATCTTGTCTAGAATATCTCCGACTTTCTTGGAAAGACTGTTTGAAAGTGAAGTACCAGAAGTATATGACGGTCTGATCACCATCAAAAAAGTAGTAAGAGAACCAGGAGAAAGAGCAAAAGTAGCCGTTGAATCTTATGACGATCGTATCGACCCAGTCGGTGCCTGCGTGGGGATGAAAGGTTCTAGAATCCACAGCATAGTGAGGGAATTACAAAACGAGAATATCGATGTAATCAACTACACTGAAAACATGGATTTGTATATCTCTAGAGCACTTAGCCCTGCAAAAATCTCTAGCATTAAGATAGAGGCGGAAAGTAAAAGAGTTTCTGTATATCTGAAACCCGATCAAGTATCTCTTGCTATCGGCAAGGGAGGCCAAAACATCAAGTTGGCTAGTAGATTGGTAGATATGGAGATCGATGTGTTCAGAGAATTGGATGGTGCAGAGGACGAAGATGTGGCCTTGACCGAGTTCTCAGATGAAATCGAAGAGTGGGTAATTGAAGAATTGAGAAAAATCGGTTTGGACACTGCCAAAAGTGTATTGAACCTATCTGTCGAAGAGCTTCAAAGGAGAACCGACCTAGAAGAGGAAACAATTCAGTTCGTTCTCAACACCCTCAAGCAGGAATTTGAGCAATAATTAAGAATAAAGAATAGAAGGATAGTAAATTAGCATATGACAGAAGGTAAAATGGTTCGTCTCAATCAAGTGGCTCGTAAACTCAACGTGGGTATTGACACTGTCGTTGAATTCTTGACAGAAAAAGGACATGACGTAGAGCGTAGTCCTAACACGAAAATATCGTCTGAACAATACGATCTTCTTGCTAAAGAATATGCTGGTTCTGCTCACGAAAAAGAAGAAGCTTCTGGTTTAGTTATTGGTAACAAATCAGGAGAAAACTATGTGATCAAAGCAGGCTCGCCTGCTCCTGAAGAGAAGAAAGAGGAAGAATATTTCGTCCCTGAAAGTTCGACCCCTACAGCTCCTCCAAAAAAGGAAGAACCTAAGGAAGAAAAACCTAAAGAAGAATCTGTCATTCTTGAAAATAAGCTGCAAGGCATCAAGGTAGTTGGGAAAATTGATCTCGATCAAAACAAAAAGAAACCTACCGAAGAAGTCAAAGCTGAAGAGCCAAAAGTAGAGTCTCCTGCTCCAATCAAAGAAGAACCCAAAGCTGAAACTAAAGTAGAAGCGAAGGTAGAACCTGCAGTAAAAGCAGAACCCAAACCCGAAGCGAAAGAAGAACCTAAAGTAGAAGAAGTAAAAGCCAAAGAAGAGCCTAAAGTAGTTGCAGAGGAGAAGAAAGAGGTGAAGCCAGCCACACCTGCACCAGATGCTCCTAAAGTTGAAGAAATTAGTACGGCCTCAAAGCCCCAAGAATTCAAAACAATAGAAGCCAAGGCTGATTCACTCAGAGGACTCAAAGTACTCGGGAAAATCGAACTACCTTCTACCAACAAAAAATCTGATAAGCCTGTTGCTTCTTCTGACAAAAAAGACGCTGACAAAAAACGTCCTAGAAAACGCATCAGTAGATCAAAAACACCAGGAGGACCACAAGGACAAGGCGGTCAGGGAAATAACGCACCTCGTACGACTGGTGGGCCAGGCAATGGCAATGGTCCAAGAGGAAAATTCGGCAGCAAAGACACCAAGAAAAAGATCGTCAAGGAGGAACTGACCGACAAAGAAATTCAAGACAAGATCAAAGCAACCTTGGCCAAATTGAGCGGTGGAAAACCTAACTCAAATGTAAGCCGATCAAAATACCGTAAGGACAAAAGAAATGCAGTTGCAGAAGCCAACGAAGAAAGGCTCATGCAGGAAGAGGAAGACTCTAAAACACTAAAAGTAACAGAGTTTATCTCAGCCAATGATTTGGCTAGCTTGCTAGATGTGTCAGTCAACGAGGTAATTTCTACCTGTATGTCATTGGGTATGTTCGTATCGATCAACCAAAGATTGGATGCCGAGTCTATCACGATTATTGCTGATGAGTTTGGCTACAACGTAGAGTTCACTACCCATGATGACGATGTGGATGTCGCTGAAGAAGAAGATTCTGAAGAGTCATTGGAAGACAGAGCACCGATT is part of the Reichenbachiella agarivorans genome and harbors:
- a CDS encoding ribosome maturation factor RimP — encoded protein: MSEVVKHIASWTAECLSDQEDLFLVDIIQKGSGAMSKVIVLLDGDNGISIDKCVEVSRSISRRLDEELELQEPLTLEVSSPGLDHPLKLDRQYQKNIGKSVKITLLDGSQIEGVLSKADPDHVVLEVLVDKKKKISENRELKLSEINKTIVLVSFK
- the nusA gene encoding transcription termination factor NusA; translation: MDSSVLIESFSDFAKSKNVDRPTMIRILEDVFKTMIRKKFEYDDNFDIIINADKGDLEIWRFREIVDDNSEDIWDHDKISLSEAKKIEPDFEIGEEVAEEVKLLDFGRRMVMTARQTLIQKIKDLEKDILFQKYKDLVGEIIVGEVYQVLGREVLLIDGEGNELTIPKSEQINKDRYRKGDSIRAIVDRVEIVNGNPKIILSRISPTFLERLFESEVPEVYDGLITIKKVVREPGERAKVAVESYDDRIDPVGACVGMKGSRIHSIVRELQNENIDVINYTENMDLYISRALSPAKISSIKIEAESKRVSVYLKPDQVSLAIGKGGQNIKLASRLVDMEIDVFRELDGAEDEDVALTEFSDEIEEWVIEELRKIGLDTAKSVLNLSVEELQRRTDLEEETIQFVLNTLKQEFEQ
- a CDS encoding SRPBCC domain-containing protein, which encodes MKSIETNILIKAPIEVLWKAFMLFSAYPDWNTVMTVSGEAELGNRLHVNVSLNGKASSFKPKVSLIEDERKFEWKGSWGHGRLFSGTHYFHFYPEGEGQTRFIHGERFSGIFSRAILKKIGKSTEEGFVAFNRALKEYAEDLVI
- a CDS encoding sterol desaturase family protein, whose product is MTTYAQVLLIAIPFFVVLIIIEGSYGWFVNRQTFRSFDTISSLSSGITNLLKTVLGLTLVIVGYTWMYEHMALIHIEATWLVYVISFLLIDFAGYIKHFLSHRVNYFWNEHVIHHSSEEFNLACALRQTISEFFTIGAFLLIPAALIGMSPVVIATIAPIHLFLQFWYHTQHIPKLGWVEYILVTPSQHRVHHAINPEYLDKNMGQIFPWWDRMFGTFQEELKDVPCVYGIKKPAQTWNPVLINFQHIWILIQDAWRTKDWKAKFTIWFKPTGWRPADVAVKYPIEVITNPFDQIKYSTPASRWLHAWSWVQMTIALLLLLFMLYNFEAIGFPGLFAYGAILFLHVYAYTTLMDLNKYAIYLELLKCAAGMYWISESGDWFGLNAFVAEGSLLLMGYFLVSVLVVLGFTLWELKSVQISLNSNLKS
- a CDS encoding DUF885 domain-containing protein; the encoded protein is MKLNIITLGLSLLIFSSCKKEKAVIDYDNKLSSFFQRTFEARVERSPEFQTSLGYKTNMDKWDNRSEKFRLEELQIQKEQLQWIKDSIDFESLNPDSKISYRLFVDKAQDQIDNFKFSLYNYPVNQMFGVHSMVPSLLINMHKIDSIPDAQAYISRIKALPDLFSQLIDELKLREEKGIIPPKFVFSRVIDDCQNIISGYPFVGTDTTTLYEDFVAKITKLELKDSASSALKEQLTTALTMNAKPAYDSLISFLSDQMSRANDEAGVWKFPEGAAFYQTALNQTTTTTLTAEQIHEIGLKEVDRIHGEMKEIMLKVGFEGDLQSFFSYLKEDDQFYYPNTDEAKTLYMDSATTIINNMKAQLDKLFITKPKADMIVKRVEAFREKSAGKAFYQRPSKDGSRPGIYYANLHDSRNMPKFEMEALAYHEGIPGHHMQLSIAQELEGIPEFRKYARYTAFSEGWGLYCEFIPKEMGMYSNPYSDYGRLAMELWRACRLVVDTGIHSKKWTREEGIEYYKNNTSGTERECTRMVERHIVMPSQATAYKIGMMKILELREMAKEKLGEKFDLREYHDVVITNGMIPLDLLEELVNDWIVSKS